A single genomic interval of Oryza sativa Japonica Group chromosome 7, ASM3414082v1 harbors:
- the LOC4342707 gene encoding exocyst complex component EXO70B1 isoform X2 yields MDVPLVPVPTTAADDDAAAGSPSPSPEMEMEEDGGGGKVVYVAVSGNRNKALPTLRWALRRHAPAPEGRKKTALLVLVYVHRPATMIPIFRAKVPSIVLKDEIVTSYRQQERRITEKFLQQYLDICTSEKVQAEAFMIANDNIAHGLIGAIQEHKISTLIMGAGIYGKTSTQRTKLAITMEKEADPSCKILFVHKGNLFSIRPRTTSIPISVNSDVPTMAGSHIPWFSFIPPWHHDDRSSVTSSSFLTDSQTMTDNGLDPENLDHQFFENAMPMFDYDSFSLIRHESLHGLNEIASQIILSGHSQYLRQLNFDVSCNEEVRNRQFIHGIDSILGVDSMNLEEVYWKAYMEDKTIKWIYLLEYIHKIVSVSLKQIQEQHDGASSGLTLEGLSDAATKPINRLLTFASTVSKVNGSPEKLFHTLQMHKALSEASPMIQQALLGEQKEFFVRELHRILDTLEDSAREILGKLKVQIQSHDSPIIPGGSVHLVTTYLMRYITLLAHNTSSLNTILGHDHSDHLLAADGINLLLPSHLISGLIFDLGSMLQKQSKLYKPEGLQYLFLMNNEHFILQHFEREDIKLMIGTEWIQKYCHNINRYKVKYIEATWATVVSCLDKKISISLNFLQPSPLKEFISSFETEYRLQMHWKVPDPKLRIELRQTVCDYVLPAYCEFMEKHPNLEKSGDNLEDIRNKLNELFEG; encoded by the exons ATGGACGTGCCGCTGGTGCCAGTGCCAAcgacggcggccgacgacgacgcggcggcggggtcgccgtcgccgtcgccggagatggagatggaagaagacggcggcggcggcaaggtggTGTACGTGGCGGTCAGCGGCAACAGGAACAAGGCGCTGCCGACGCTGCGGTGGGCGCTGCGTCGCCACGCCCCGGCgccggaggggaggaagaagaccgcGCTGCTGGTGCTCGTGTATGTGCACCGGCCAGCCACCATGATCCCAATCTTCA GAGCAAAGGTGCCTTCAATTGTTCTCAAGGATGAAATAGTCACTTCTTACCGGCAGCAAGAGAGGAGGATTACTGAAAAATTTCTCCAACAATACCTGGACATCTGCACATCTGAAAAG GTTCAAGCTGAGGCATTCATGATTGCGAATGACAACATTGCGCATGGCCTCATAGGGGCAATTCAAGAGCATAAGATCAGCACACTCATCATGGGAGCTGGCATATATGG GAAAACAAGCACCCAAAGGACAAAGCTAGCAATCACCATGGAGAAGGAAGCTGATCCATCTTGTAAGATTTTGTTTGTCCACAAGGGAAATCTATTCTCCATCAG GCCCAGGACTACAAGCATCCCCATCTCTGTGAATAGTGATGTTCCTACTATGGCAGGTTCTCACATACCTTGGTTCAGCTTCATTCCTCCTTGGCACCATGATGACCGCAGCAGCGTCacatcttcttccttcctcaCCGACTCGCAAACCATGACCGACAATGGGCTTGATCCAGAAAATCTAGACCACCAATTCTTCGAAAATGCGATGCCCATGTTCGATTATGACAGCTTCAGCCTTATCAGACATGAATCCCTCCATGGCCTAAATGAGATAGCTAGCCAGATCATACTGTCTGGCCATTCACAGTACTTGCGCCAGTTGAATTTCGATGTAAGCTGCAATGAGGAAGTAAGAAACCGCCAGTTCATTCACGGTATCGACTCGATCCTCGGAGTCGATTCGATGAACCTTGAGGAGGTGTACTGGAAGGCCTACATGGAGGACAAGACAATCAAGTGGATTTATCTACTGGAGTACATCCATAAGATTGTATCAGTctcactgaagcaaatccaggAGCAGCATGATGGTGCCTCTAGTGGCCTGACACTTGAAGGCCTCTCAGATGCTGCAACCAAGCCTATCAATCGATTGCTCACATTTGCGTCGACGGTCAGTAAGGTGAATGGTTCGCCGGAGAAGCTCTTCCATACGTTGCAGATGCACAAGGCATTGTCAGAAGCTTCTCCGATGATCCAACAAGCCCTCTTGGGAGAACAGAAAGAGTTCTTCGTCAGAGAGCTTCACAGAATTCTTGACACGCTGGAGGACTCTGCAAGGGAAATACTTGGTAAGCTGAAAGTCCAGATTCAATCACATGATTCACCGATCATACCAGGAGGCAGTGTACACTTGGTTACAACATACCTCATGAGATATATCACATTGTTGGCACATAACACCAGCTCACTGAACACCATTCTAGGTCATGATCATAGTGACCATCTGTTGGCAGCTGACGGAATCAACTTGCTGTTGCCAAGCCACCTAATTTCTGGCTTGATATTCGATCTTGGCTCGATGCTTCAGAAGCAGTCTAAGCTGTACAAACCTGAAGGATTGCAGTACCTGTTCCTTATGAACAATGAGCATTTTATTCTTCAGCACTTTGAGCGGGAAGACATAAAACTTATGATAGGAACTGAGTGGATTCAAAAGTACTGTCATAACATCAACCGATACAAAGTGAAATATATAGAAGCAACATGGGCTACTGTGGTATCTTGTTTGGACAAGAAGATCAGCATTTCACTAAATTTTCTGCAACCTTCACCCTTGAAAGAATTTATTTCCTCTTTCGAAACAGAGTATAGACTCCAGATGCACTGGAAGGTCCCTGATCCAAAGCTCCGTATTGAGCTGAGACAAACTGTCTGTGACTATGTTCTGCCAGCCTATTGTGAATTCATGGAGAAGCATCCAAATTTAGAGAAATCAGGGGACAATCTTGAAGATATCAGGAACAAATTAAATGAACTGTTTGAAGGATGA
- the LOC4342707 gene encoding exocyst complex component EXO70B1 isoform X1: MDVPLVPVPTTAADDDAAAGSPSPSPEMEMEEDGGGGKVVYVAVSGNRNKALPTLRWALRRHAPAPEGRKKTALLVLVYVHRPATMIPIFTGAKVPSIVLKDEIVTSYRQQERRITEKFLQQYLDICTSEKVQAEAFMIANDNIAHGLIGAIQEHKISTLIMGAGIYGKTSTQRTKLAITMEKEADPSCKILFVHKGNLFSIRPRTTSIPISVNSDVPTMAGSHIPWFSFIPPWHHDDRSSVTSSSFLTDSQTMTDNGLDPENLDHQFFENAMPMFDYDSFSLIRHESLHGLNEIASQIILSGHSQYLRQLNFDVSCNEEVRNRQFIHGIDSILGVDSMNLEEVYWKAYMEDKTIKWIYLLEYIHKIVSVSLKQIQEQHDGASSGLTLEGLSDAATKPINRLLTFASTVSKVNGSPEKLFHTLQMHKALSEASPMIQQALLGEQKEFFVRELHRILDTLEDSAREILGKLKVQIQSHDSPIIPGGSVHLVTTYLMRYITLLAHNTSSLNTILGHDHSDHLLAADGINLLLPSHLISGLIFDLGSMLQKQSKLYKPEGLQYLFLMNNEHFILQHFEREDIKLMIGTEWIQKYCHNINRYKVKYIEATWATVVSCLDKKISISLNFLQPSPLKEFISSFETEYRLQMHWKVPDPKLRIELRQTVCDYVLPAYCEFMEKHPNLEKSGDNLEDIRNKLNELFEG, encoded by the exons ATGGACGTGCCGCTGGTGCCAGTGCCAAcgacggcggccgacgacgacgcggcggcggggtcgccgtcgccgtcgccggagatggagatggaagaagacggcggcggcggcaaggtggTGTACGTGGCGGTCAGCGGCAACAGGAACAAGGCGCTGCCGACGCTGCGGTGGGCGCTGCGTCGCCACGCCCCGGCgccggaggggaggaagaagaccgcGCTGCTGGTGCTCGTGTATGTGCACCGGCCAGCCACCATGATCCCAATCTTCA CAGGAGCAAAGGTGCCTTCAATTGTTCTCAAGGATGAAATAGTCACTTCTTACCGGCAGCAAGAGAGGAGGATTACTGAAAAATTTCTCCAACAATACCTGGACATCTGCACATCTGAAAAG GTTCAAGCTGAGGCATTCATGATTGCGAATGACAACATTGCGCATGGCCTCATAGGGGCAATTCAAGAGCATAAGATCAGCACACTCATCATGGGAGCTGGCATATATGG GAAAACAAGCACCCAAAGGACAAAGCTAGCAATCACCATGGAGAAGGAAGCTGATCCATCTTGTAAGATTTTGTTTGTCCACAAGGGAAATCTATTCTCCATCAG GCCCAGGACTACAAGCATCCCCATCTCTGTGAATAGTGATGTTCCTACTATGGCAGGTTCTCACATACCTTGGTTCAGCTTCATTCCTCCTTGGCACCATGATGACCGCAGCAGCGTCacatcttcttccttcctcaCCGACTCGCAAACCATGACCGACAATGGGCTTGATCCAGAAAATCTAGACCACCAATTCTTCGAAAATGCGATGCCCATGTTCGATTATGACAGCTTCAGCCTTATCAGACATGAATCCCTCCATGGCCTAAATGAGATAGCTAGCCAGATCATACTGTCTGGCCATTCACAGTACTTGCGCCAGTTGAATTTCGATGTAAGCTGCAATGAGGAAGTAAGAAACCGCCAGTTCATTCACGGTATCGACTCGATCCTCGGAGTCGATTCGATGAACCTTGAGGAGGTGTACTGGAAGGCCTACATGGAGGACAAGACAATCAAGTGGATTTATCTACTGGAGTACATCCATAAGATTGTATCAGTctcactgaagcaaatccaggAGCAGCATGATGGTGCCTCTAGTGGCCTGACACTTGAAGGCCTCTCAGATGCTGCAACCAAGCCTATCAATCGATTGCTCACATTTGCGTCGACGGTCAGTAAGGTGAATGGTTCGCCGGAGAAGCTCTTCCATACGTTGCAGATGCACAAGGCATTGTCAGAAGCTTCTCCGATGATCCAACAAGCCCTCTTGGGAGAACAGAAAGAGTTCTTCGTCAGAGAGCTTCACAGAATTCTTGACACGCTGGAGGACTCTGCAAGGGAAATACTTGGTAAGCTGAAAGTCCAGATTCAATCACATGATTCACCGATCATACCAGGAGGCAGTGTACACTTGGTTACAACATACCTCATGAGATATATCACATTGTTGGCACATAACACCAGCTCACTGAACACCATTCTAGGTCATGATCATAGTGACCATCTGTTGGCAGCTGACGGAATCAACTTGCTGTTGCCAAGCCACCTAATTTCTGGCTTGATATTCGATCTTGGCTCGATGCTTCAGAAGCAGTCTAAGCTGTACAAACCTGAAGGATTGCAGTACCTGTTCCTTATGAACAATGAGCATTTTATTCTTCAGCACTTTGAGCGGGAAGACATAAAACTTATGATAGGAACTGAGTGGATTCAAAAGTACTGTCATAACATCAACCGATACAAAGTGAAATATATAGAAGCAACATGGGCTACTGTGGTATCTTGTTTGGACAAGAAGATCAGCATTTCACTAAATTTTCTGCAACCTTCACCCTTGAAAGAATTTATTTCCTCTTTCGAAACAGAGTATAGACTCCAGATGCACTGGAAGGTCCCTGATCCAAAGCTCCGTATTGAGCTGAGACAAACTGTCTGTGACTATGTTCTGCCAGCCTATTGTGAATTCATGGAGAAGCATCCAAATTTAGAGAAATCAGGGGACAATCTTGAAGATATCAGGAACAAATTAAATGAACTGTTTGAAGGATGA
- the LOC4342708 gene encoding exocyst complex component EXO70A1, protein MLQLFGKELVALIDRSIQEINREHGQARGASEMRRLLKLAVVITMLPTSPDLLPVILRLYATLGTFPIDQLNGITKELRKCVRKILRRVCSLSQTQSGLYHVAQRGGVHKITLYVMNYVKFLWEHDSVINNIIAYQADGESENGEEWTQVDSFVQHFIGRLDALLERMARHESMMGLECISLLNNAHFILNRLRKLEVKSALQQDWILRYENQVKHQITRYLELSWLPVMSCLDAHTPTQALFPCFHLPLTTRFYEMLESTCAEQQNWRIEDPKLRNNVRKAVSSHVVQCYQAHLQKKGMKLHKYIPQEIENKLMELFEG, encoded by the coding sequence ATGCTCCAACTGTTTGGGAAAGAATTGGTGGCATTGATTGATCGAAGCATTCAAGAAATCAACCGCGAGCACGGCCAAGCTCGAGGAGCATCTGAAATGCGTCGCCTGCTGAAGCTAGCTGTCGTGATTACCATGCTGCCAACCTCGCCTGATCTGTTGCCTGTCATACTGCGTCTGTACGCGACGCTCGGGACTTTCCCGATCGACCAGCTAAACGGCATCACCAAAGAGCTCAGGAAGTGTGTAAGGAAGATCTTGCGACGGGTATGTTCACTATCTCAAACTCAAAGTGGCCTGTACCATGTAGCGCAGAGAGGTGGCGTTCACAAGATCACTCTGTACGTGATGAACTACGTCAAGTTTTTGTGGGAACATGACAGCGTGATCAACAATATTATTGCTTATCAAGCTGATGGGGAGAGCGAGAACGGTGAGGAATGGACGCAGGTGGATTCCTTTGTGCAGCACTTCATCGGACGCCTCGACGCCTTGCTCGAGAGGATGGCGAGGCATGAATCGATGATGGGGCTGGAATGCATTTCCTTGCTGAACAATGCCCATTTCATATTGAACCGGCTTCGCAAGCTAGAGGTGAAGTCTGCACTGCAGCAGGATTGGATTCTCAGGTACGAGAACCAGGTCAAGCACCAGATCACAAGATACCTTGAGCTCTCATGGCTACCCGTCATGTCTTGCTTGGATGCTCATACACCGACGCAAGCACTGTTCCCTTGCTTTCATCTACCCCTGACGACTAGGTTTTACGAGATGCTGGAGAGCACTTGTGCAGAGCAACAGAACTGGAGAATTGAGGATCCGAAACTTCGGAACAATGTGAGGAAAGCTGTTTCATCCCATGTCGTCCAATGTTATCAGGCACACTTGCAGAAGAAGGGTATGAAGCTCCATAAGTATATCCCCCAGGAAATTGAGAATAAGCTGATGGAGTTATTCGAAGGGTAG